One stretch of Roseimicrobium sp. ORNL1 DNA includes these proteins:
- the purH gene encoding bifunctional phosphoribosylaminoimidazolecarboxamide formyltransferase/IMP cyclohydrolase, with protein sequence MSIQRALLSVSDKSGLEDFAKGLTSMGVELLSSGGTHKFLSSKGIPVKEVSEHTGFPELFDGRVKTLHPKIHGGLLQRRDLEEHQQQAKKHSIPPIDLVVVNLYPFEETVAKDGVTLEEAIENIDIGGPSMLRSAAKNYQAVTVVTDPADYPTVLAEMQERNGDTTLSTRERLALKVFQRTASYDSAIARFLNKEQETAKSFSVSLPLYSELRNGDNPHQGASLYGNFGDYFVKLHGKELSYTNVLDIESAAAIALEFRRPTVAILKHTNPCGVGCADEDLREAWEKAFETDKQAPFGGVIVINRPMNMALAKVIGEIHTDVIIAPDYESDARAHLQKKKNLRLMQMLPGVEEALRQPVIKSAPGGLMVMDSDSKALGLDAIESKVKTERPPTKEEIEAMRFAWRVVKHVKSNAIVFASHDRTLGIGAGQMSRVDSCRIAIWKAKEAGLSLEGSAVGSDAFFPFPDGLISCAEAGATCAIQPGGSVKDPEVIAAANAHKMAMVFTGYRHFKH encoded by the coding sequence ATGAGCATCCAACGAGCGCTTCTCTCCGTGTCCGACAAGTCGGGTCTTGAGGACTTTGCCAAGGGCCTGACCAGCATGGGGGTGGAACTCCTCTCCAGCGGCGGTACCCACAAGTTCCTTTCCTCCAAGGGAATCCCTGTGAAGGAGGTGTCTGAGCACACCGGTTTCCCTGAACTGTTCGACGGCCGGGTGAAGACCCTGCACCCCAAGATTCACGGCGGTCTCCTGCAGCGTCGCGATCTGGAAGAGCACCAGCAGCAGGCCAAGAAGCACTCCATTCCACCCATCGACCTCGTGGTGGTGAACCTGTATCCCTTCGAGGAAACAGTCGCCAAGGACGGCGTCACGCTCGAGGAAGCCATTGAGAATATCGATATCGGCGGACCTTCCATGCTGCGCTCCGCGGCGAAGAACTACCAGGCCGTGACCGTGGTCACTGATCCTGCCGACTATCCCACCGTGCTGGCAGAAATGCAGGAGCGCAATGGCGACACCACCCTCTCCACCCGCGAGCGTCTTGCGCTGAAAGTTTTCCAGCGCACCGCTTCCTATGACTCGGCCATCGCGCGCTTCCTGAACAAGGAACAGGAAACCGCCAAGTCCTTCAGCGTTTCCCTGCCGCTCTACAGCGAACTGCGCAACGGTGACAACCCGCATCAGGGCGCCTCGCTCTATGGCAACTTCGGCGACTACTTCGTGAAGCTGCATGGCAAGGAACTGAGCTACACGAACGTGCTGGACATCGAGAGCGCCGCTGCGATTGCGCTCGAGTTCCGCCGTCCCACCGTGGCCATTCTCAAGCACACCAATCCCTGCGGCGTGGGCTGTGCGGATGAAGATCTGCGCGAAGCGTGGGAGAAGGCTTTTGAAACCGACAAGCAGGCTCCCTTCGGCGGCGTCATCGTCATCAATCGTCCCATGAACATGGCATTGGCCAAGGTCATCGGCGAAATCCACACGGACGTGATCATCGCTCCGGACTATGAGTCCGATGCACGCGCGCACCTTCAGAAGAAGAAGAATCTCCGCCTCATGCAGATGCTTCCGGGCGTGGAAGAAGCGCTGAGGCAGCCAGTCATCAAGTCCGCCCCTGGCGGTCTCATGGTGATGGACAGCGACTCCAAGGCGCTGGGCCTCGACGCGATCGAGAGCAAGGTGAAGACCGAGCGTCCGCCCACGAAGGAAGAAATTGAAGCCATGCGCTTTGCGTGGCGCGTGGTAAAGCATGTGAAGTCGAACGCGATTGTGTTCGCCTCGCATGATCGCACACTCGGCATCGGCGCCGGCCAGATGAGCCGCGTGGATTCCTGCCGCATCGCCATTTGGAAGGCGAAGGAAGCTGGACTTTCTCTTGAAGGAAGTGCCGTGGGCAGTGATGCCTTCTTCCCCTTCCCAGACGGCCTGATCTCCTGCGCGGAAGCAGGAGCCACCTGCGCCATCCAGCCGGGAGGTTCCGTGAAGGATCCGGAAGTCATCGCCGCTGCCAATGCGCATAAGATGGCCATGGTCTTCACCGGGTATCGTCACTTCAAGCACTAG
- a CDS encoding pyridoxine 5'-phosphate synthase, giving the protein MLHLGVNIDHVATLRQARYATMLDSPNAEPVLLDAARESEAAGAHSITVHLRADRRHIQDADVYLLKRELKVKLNLEMGNTPEILDIALQVKPDFVCLVPENRKEITTEGGLDVPSHAAALKETTTRLKAAGIRVSFFVDPVRDHMYASADCGADMVELHTGTFANAVGAERQAEVARLVEAAAQAHDLGLQVNAGHGLTTNNVRDLFAVPHLAELNIGHSLVSRAITVGLRASIGEMLAVMSEYPG; this is encoded by the coding sequence ATGCTACATCTCGGAGTTAATATCGATCACGTGGCCACGCTGCGCCAGGCGCGGTATGCCACCATGCTGGATTCACCGAACGCGGAACCCGTGCTGCTCGACGCGGCACGGGAGTCCGAGGCGGCCGGTGCGCATAGTATCACCGTGCACCTTCGCGCCGACCGCCGGCACATCCAGGACGCGGATGTGTACCTGCTGAAGCGCGAGCTGAAGGTGAAGCTCAATCTGGAAATGGGGAACACACCGGAGATCCTGGACATCGCCCTGCAGGTGAAGCCGGACTTCGTGTGCCTCGTGCCGGAGAACCGCAAGGAGATCACCACCGAAGGTGGGCTTGATGTGCCATCGCATGCGGCCGCACTGAAGGAAACCACGACGCGTCTGAAAGCTGCGGGCATCCGCGTGAGCTTCTTCGTCGATCCGGTGCGCGACCACATGTACGCCTCCGCGGATTGCGGCGCGGACATGGTGGAATTGCACACCGGCACTTTCGCCAATGCCGTTGGCGCGGAGCGTCAGGCAGAGGTGGCGCGCCTGGTGGAAGCTGCGGCGCAGGCACATGACCTCGGTCTGCAGGTGAATGCCGGACACGGACTCACCACGAACAACGTACGCGACCTTTTCGCCGTGCCTCACCTTGCCGAACTCAACATCGGCCACTCCCTGGTATCACGAGCCATCACAGTCGGCTTGCGTGCCTCGATTGGCGAGATGCTCGCCGTGATGTCGGAGTACCCGGGCTGA
- the acpS gene encoding holo-ACP synthase: protein MEPSSTPDLVSSNVRRPALAVGVGIDLVEVERIHSLLEKSGDRFKQRVFTEGEIQYCDNCVESAMHYAARFAAKEAVAKALGTGFAEGVGWADIEVLRGGNGAPTVVLHGGAARVAAQAGVTRVLLSLTHTRTTAGASALLLSDI from the coding sequence ATGGAACCTTCATCCACCCCTGATCTGGTTTCCAGCAACGTGCGCCGTCCCGCGCTCGCCGTGGGGGTAGGCATCGACCTGGTGGAAGTGGAGCGGATCCACTCCCTGCTGGAGAAAAGTGGCGACCGCTTCAAGCAGCGTGTCTTCACGGAGGGAGAGATTCAATACTGCGACAATTGTGTCGAGTCCGCCATGCACTACGCCGCCCGTTTCGCGGCGAAGGAGGCCGTGGCCAAGGCGCTCGGCACCGGCTTTGCGGAAGGCGTCGGCTGGGCGGACATCGAGGTGCTGCGCGGGGGAAATGGGGCTCCCACGGTGGTGCTCCACGGCGGGGCTGCCCGGGTGGCGGCGCAGGCGGGTGTGACCCGCGTGCTGCTCAGTCTTACCCACACCCGTACCACGGCTGGCGCGAGCGCGTTGTTATTGAGCGACATCTAA
- a CDS encoding serine/threonine-protein kinase, which translates to MSEYSFQPPSLDELAALLPAYEMMDFLAQGGMGAVYLAKQISLDRLVAIKVLPPSWGTEKGYAQRFQTEARAMAKLRHNHIVGVYDFGITTDEHLYLVMEYVEGQTLHDMIRLRRLPVAKVQDVAVQLCDAIQYAHEHGILHRDIKPGNVMVDKHGHVKVMDFGLARRAEAAIEEESLGTPEYTAPEILVTGALIDHRADIYALGIVFQQMLTGVVPRQPREPLAEHGVFDPAWEPLISKAAATNAGARFQTMRDLKEAVANVGRPSAAARSVPGVKRVTGPGHGPHSPAYHPTPAPKASTPIMPMVVILVLIGVGIFWWLKNRDELGAGDGTSKSGQSTASVPSTGGGNNAGGSGASSSDATPAGGTTVAGGGATTPAGTPAEAYQLPKDIPAGHVYKFQDGHKDIVNDVVLFPDLHRVATASTDGTIGIWDLHKAKRLQTLGPVPGAVLKIAVSPNGKYLAAGGDNYKVLLWKLEDLQSEPTKSLDLKVRTVTNLEFSKDGSTVLVGTSDGQQPLVAWAWETGAEEPIPGFRGQVLGLQLFPGSETGFVAGGTRRENERWVYDVWFGDAARRSLVKEFPKPPQGAYRLRIAPDGKTILSMGGGRFQVWDLDAGTRISRQQGGPLSFYRCEFLDGGRLVVGGGQDRALHIFESVTGTEVWKSDPHDTRCANAFVVSPDGSFLVSAGGFGFGNPVEKDGDYALHVWKLPDLSTLKTEGAAGALAKRDVLGLETVDPELWNLLGTLHQEWQEALAAKGDDSNRKELDEKYLGALRREVAAATPAEKEHFLSEISRVANNGPVPSQRPATWPVSLTRLHDIYVQQLALLPQQTQETKTTLISTQRGKLAALEQQRTGQNNVTGAERVRIVMQTLQTLGGEPDRNKILQSLRNSASQTSGSTASTTPTTGGSGSATSSPSTIQPVGMTAPPMTGPSVLRRPVRAGRVAVWKRSSRTDENANMQWADTSPQIADAVSVSAGMNHALVLRADGTVAALGKKNSTTQATVPSGLDRVVAVAAGNRYDIALREDGSTVVWSTGGVYPLEGIRPAVAVHAGPGWGYARHADGSLTRLPTGNIGNATAYSEPPPGLGAVVDIAVGTDACIALLPDGSLASWGSANRAGGMATIPEGKGSGIVAITCNNWDAAVLRRDGEMAVWGAYPNSPPSYSPKRFPGADRVVRALPSGAFAVHFPGDRWMICNSAGGEIIDASTAEPLASGCFDLGVTSLYCVGIKP; encoded by the coding sequence ATGAGTGAATACTCCTTCCAGCCCCCCAGTCTCGATGAACTGGCAGCACTTTTGCCGGCCTACGAGATGATGGATTTCCTGGCGCAGGGCGGCATGGGGGCGGTGTACCTCGCCAAGCAGATCTCGCTGGATCGACTGGTGGCCATCAAGGTACTGCCCCCCTCTTGGGGCACGGAAAAGGGCTATGCCCAGCGTTTCCAGACGGAAGCCCGCGCCATGGCCAAGCTGCGGCACAACCACATCGTGGGTGTGTACGACTTCGGCATCACCACCGACGAGCATCTTTATCTCGTGATGGAGTACGTGGAAGGCCAGACCCTGCATGACATGATCCGCCTGCGCCGCCTCCCCGTGGCCAAGGTGCAGGACGTTGCCGTCCAATTGTGTGACGCCATCCAGTACGCGCACGAGCATGGCATCCTCCACCGTGACATCAAACCCGGGAACGTGATGGTGGACAAGCACGGCCACGTGAAAGTCATGGACTTCGGCCTGGCGCGCCGCGCAGAGGCGGCAATCGAGGAGGAATCCCTTGGTACTCCAGAGTACACCGCCCCGGAAATCCTGGTCACCGGCGCGCTCATCGACCACCGCGCGGACATCTATGCGCTGGGCATTGTGTTCCAGCAGATGCTTACCGGAGTGGTTCCACGCCAGCCACGCGAGCCTCTCGCGGAGCATGGCGTTTTTGATCCGGCCTGGGAGCCCCTCATCTCCAAGGCAGCAGCGACCAATGCCGGCGCGCGCTTCCAGACCATGCGCGACCTGAAGGAAGCCGTGGCAAACGTCGGCAGGCCCTCAGCTGCCGCCCGATCCGTGCCCGGAGTGAAGCGCGTGACGGGCCCCGGTCATGGGCCACACAGTCCCGCCTACCATCCCACGCCTGCGCCGAAAGCCAGCACGCCGATCATGCCCATGGTCGTCATTCTGGTGCTCATTGGCGTCGGGATCTTCTGGTGGCTGAAAAATCGCGACGAGCTGGGAGCGGGGGATGGTACATCGAAGTCCGGACAAAGCACCGCGAGTGTGCCCTCGACGGGTGGTGGCAACAATGCCGGTGGCAGTGGTGCTTCTTCCTCAGACGCGACGCCTGCGGGTGGCACCACCGTCGCAGGTGGAGGCGCAACAACACCGGCAGGAACTCCCGCCGAGGCCTACCAATTGCCGAAGGACATCCCTGCGGGGCATGTGTACAAATTCCAGGACGGTCACAAGGACATCGTGAATGACGTGGTCCTGTTCCCCGATCTGCATCGCGTGGCCACCGCGAGCACCGATGGCACCATCGGCATCTGGGACCTCCACAAGGCCAAGCGCCTGCAGACGCTTGGGCCGGTGCCCGGAGCGGTGTTGAAGATCGCCGTTTCACCCAATGGAAAGTATCTCGCCGCCGGTGGTGACAACTACAAGGTGCTCCTCTGGAAGCTCGAGGATCTCCAGAGCGAGCCCACAAAGTCGCTGGATCTGAAAGTCCGCACGGTCACCAATCTCGAATTCTCCAAAGATGGTTCGACCGTGTTGGTGGGCACGTCAGATGGTCAGCAGCCCCTTGTCGCCTGGGCTTGGGAAACAGGAGCTGAGGAACCTATTCCAGGATTCCGCGGGCAGGTGTTGGGGCTTCAGCTGTTTCCCGGTTCTGAAACCGGCTTTGTGGCCGGTGGCACCCGCAGGGAGAATGAACGCTGGGTGTATGATGTCTGGTTTGGTGATGCGGCGCGCCGGTCGCTGGTGAAGGAATTCCCCAAGCCGCCCCAAGGAGCCTACCGCCTGCGCATTGCTCCGGACGGGAAGACCATTCTCAGCATGGGCGGAGGAAGATTCCAGGTGTGGGATCTGGACGCGGGCACGAGGATTTCACGCCAGCAGGGCGGACCGCTGAGCTTCTACCGGTGTGAGTTCCTCGATGGTGGACGGCTTGTGGTTGGCGGCGGACAGGACAGGGCGCTGCATATCTTTGAATCCGTCACCGGTACAGAGGTGTGGAAGAGCGATCCACATGACACACGCTGCGCGAATGCGTTTGTGGTCAGCCCGGATGGTTCGTTCCTTGTCTCCGCTGGCGGATTCGGCTTTGGCAATCCTGTGGAGAAAGACGGCGACTATGCCCTCCACGTTTGGAAATTGCCGGATCTCTCCACTCTGAAAACCGAAGGCGCTGCCGGTGCCCTCGCCAAGCGTGATGTGTTGGGGCTGGAGACGGTGGACCCCGAACTGTGGAATCTGCTCGGCACTCTGCACCAGGAGTGGCAGGAGGCCCTGGCCGCCAAGGGAGACGATAGCAATCGAAAGGAGCTGGATGAAAAGTACCTCGGCGCACTCAGGCGCGAAGTCGCGGCTGCCACTCCGGCGGAGAAAGAGCATTTCCTGAGTGAGATCTCCCGTGTGGCCAACAATGGCCCCGTGCCCTCGCAGCGCCCGGCCACCTGGCCGGTTTCGCTGACGCGCCTCCACGATATCTATGTGCAACAGCTCGCTCTGTTGCCTCAGCAAACACAGGAAACCAAGACCACGCTGATTTCCACGCAGAGGGGGAAGCTGGCTGCCCTTGAGCAACAGCGGACCGGCCAGAACAACGTCACCGGCGCGGAGCGCGTTCGTATCGTCATGCAGACCCTGCAGACGCTTGGCGGGGAGCCGGACAGAAACAAGATTCTGCAGTCCCTGAGGAACAGTGCGTCTCAGACCAGTGGCAGCACTGCGTCAACCACACCAACCACCGGCGGGTCTGGCTCTGCCACATCGTCCCCGTCGACCATTCAGCCTGTCGGCATGACTGCGCCTCCCATGACCGGTCCCTCGGTCCTGCGCCGGCCTGTCCGCGCCGGCCGAGTGGCAGTGTGGAAGCGCTCCTCACGCACGGATGAAAACGCCAACATGCAGTGGGCTGACACATCGCCGCAGATCGCGGATGCGGTGAGTGTCTCCGCAGGCATGAATCACGCGCTTGTCCTGCGTGCGGATGGAACCGTCGCCGCCCTGGGCAAGAAGAACTCCACCACACAGGCCACCGTGCCTTCCGGCCTGGATCGCGTGGTCGCGGTGGCCGCAGGAAATCGCTATGACATCGCCCTGCGCGAAGACGGCTCCACGGTCGTTTGGAGTACTGGAGGAGTGTATCCCTTGGAGGGGATTCGTCCTGCCGTGGCGGTGCATGCAGGTCCAGGGTGGGGATATGCGCGGCATGCGGATGGCAGCCTTACCCGCCTGCCCACAGGAAACATTGGAAATGCCACAGCCTACAGCGAGCCGCCTCCCGGTCTCGGTGCCGTGGTGGATATCGCCGTTGGTACCGATGCGTGCATCGCGCTGCTCCCGGACGGTTCCCTGGCCAGCTGGGGCAGTGCCAACCGGGCTGGGGGAATGGCGACCATTCCGGAGGGCAAAGGCTCGGGCATCGTTGCCATTACCTGCAACAATTGGGATGCCGCTGTCCTCCGTCGAGACGGTGAGATGGCGGTGTGGGGTGCGTATCCCAACTCTCCACCGAGCTACAGCCCCAAACGTTTCCCCGGCGCAGATCGCGTGGTGCGTGCGCTTCCCTCGGGTGCCTTTGCGGTGCATTTCCCAGGCGATCGCTGGATGATCTGCAACTCCGCCGGCGGGGAGATCATCGATGCCAGCACGGCAGAACCTCTTGCCAGCGGCTGCTTCGATCTTGGCGTCACCTCGCTCTATTGCGTGGGCATCAAGCCCTGA
- a CDS encoding magnesium transporter, whose product MTPEELDTLATDVVQRAPYEAAELLEAQKDEDAIAILEIINPLVGQQILRELDDRRRSELIAAAPVDKARQWMRNQEYPEDSVGWLMEPPVAVFRPHMTVRETIEAMRKLTKKAFITYGYVADESNKLVGVLVFRDLMLASPDKKLSDVMYSNIFWLKPEMALTDAMKSTLNRHFPVYPVCDEEGHLLGLVRGQSLFEARAIELSAQPGTMVGVHEEERLATPVKRSFWMRHPWLQFNLLTAFIAGAVVGLFEGTLDRVVILAAFLPILAGQSGNTGCQALAVTLRGLTLGDLKTGEERKLFFKEAMLGLANGAIVGLVAAIGMFVYAKMQNNPAALMLGVVVWFSMVSSCVVSGLAGATIPLILRKFGFDPATASSIFLTTATDVVSMGTFLGLATILI is encoded by the coding sequence ATGACTCCCGAGGAACTTGATACACTGGCCACGGACGTGGTGCAGCGTGCGCCTTATGAAGCCGCCGAATTGCTGGAGGCGCAGAAGGATGAGGACGCCATCGCCATCCTGGAGATCATCAATCCACTCGTGGGCCAGCAGATTCTCCGTGAGCTGGACGATCGCCGTCGCAGCGAACTCATCGCCGCCGCACCGGTGGACAAGGCGCGTCAGTGGATGCGAAACCAGGAGTATCCTGAAGACAGCGTGGGCTGGCTCATGGAGCCGCCGGTCGCGGTGTTCCGCCCGCACATGACCGTGCGCGAGACCATCGAGGCCATGCGCAAGCTCACCAAGAAGGCCTTCATCACCTACGGCTATGTGGCGGATGAATCCAACAAGCTCGTGGGTGTGCTCGTCTTCCGCGATCTCATGCTCGCCTCGCCCGACAAGAAGCTCAGCGATGTGATGTACTCAAACATCTTCTGGCTCAAGCCGGAGATGGCGCTCACGGATGCGATGAAGAGCACGCTGAACCGGCACTTCCCCGTGTACCCGGTGTGTGATGAGGAAGGTCATCTACTGGGTCTCGTGCGCGGGCAGTCGCTCTTTGAAGCGCGCGCTATCGAACTCTCCGCGCAGCCCGGTACCATGGTGGGTGTGCATGAAGAGGAACGCCTCGCCACTCCGGTGAAGCGCAGTTTCTGGATGCGCCATCCCTGGCTGCAGTTCAACCTGCTGACGGCTTTCATCGCCGGCGCGGTGGTGGGTTTGTTTGAGGGCACGCTGGATCGCGTGGTCATTCTCGCGGCTTTCCTGCCCATCCTTGCCGGGCAGAGCGGCAATACCGGATGTCAGGCGCTCGCCGTCACCTTGCGTGGTCTCACTCTGGGTGACTTGAAAACTGGTGAGGAGCGCAAGCTGTTCTTCAAGGAGGCGATGCTGGGCCTTGCGAATGGTGCCATCGTGGGCCTCGTCGCGGCCATCGGTATGTTCGTGTATGCGAAGATGCAAAACAACCCCGCCGCCTTGATGCTCGGTGTGGTGGTGTGGTTCTCCATGGTATCGAGCTGCGTGGTCAGTGGCCTCGCCGGTGCGACCATCCCTCTCATCCTCCGCAAGTTCGGTTTCGACCCCGCTACTGCTTCCAGCATCTTCCTCACTACGGCTACCGACGTGGTGAGCATGGGGACTTTCCTCGGGCTGGCGACGATCTTAATCTAA
- a CDS encoding peroxiredoxin, producing MKLFILIAAMSLFGSFFASASEGKLVEPYEAPKVEAKDQDGNAVKLEEAYAKGLTLVYFYPKSGTPGCTAQACSLRDAYEDLTKEGIKVFGVSTDDVAAQKKFVENKKLPFTILADPDGKVLEAFKVKKIPLIGLASRQAFLIKDGKVIWHDAKASTAEQAADVLKVVREMRK from the coding sequence ATGAAACTCTTCATCCTGATCGCCGCCATGAGCTTGTTTGGTTCGTTTTTCGCCTCTGCTTCCGAAGGAAAACTCGTGGAGCCGTATGAGGCACCCAAGGTGGAGGCGAAGGACCAGGATGGAAACGCGGTGAAGCTGGAGGAGGCGTATGCGAAGGGGCTGACTCTGGTGTATTTCTACCCGAAGTCCGGCACACCGGGTTGCACGGCACAGGCCTGCAGCCTGAGGGATGCGTATGAAGACCTCACGAAGGAGGGCATCAAGGTCTTCGGCGTGAGCACGGATGATGTGGCCGCGCAGAAGAAGTTTGTGGAGAACAAGAAGTTGCCGTTCACCATCCTGGCGGATCCGGATGGGAAGGTGCTCGAAGCATTTAAGGTGAAGAAGATTCCGTTGATTGGCCTCGCTTCACGTCAGGCGTTTTTGATCAAGGATGGGAAAGTGATCTGGCATGACGCGAAGGCGTCCACGGCTGAGCAGGCGGCGGATGTGCTGAAGGTGGTGAGGGAGATGAGAAAGTAG
- a CDS encoding DUF1501 domain-containing protein — protein sequence MNTALDFHLSQTRRQFFQGAGLRLGGLALSTLMGERMLGAATTPASSQVNQPLPGFPHFAPKAKRLIYLHMNGAPSQLDLFDYKPQLQKYFDKDLPESVRNGQRITTMTSGQSRLPVAPSMFNFSQCGKSGMWMSELVPNIQHIADDIAMVRTVHTSAINHDPACTFVMTGSEVPGKPSIGSWISYGLGSVSNDLPAFVVFTPTFPATGNAQALFTRMWSSGFLPTSFNGVALRGQGDPVLFIKNPPGVDGSDRRTMLNALNKLNQRNFERFGDPEIQTRIAQYEMAFRMQTSVPGLTDLSDESEATLNMYGPDVKRMGSFASSALLARRLVERGTRVVQILHRGWDQHSGLPKNIKAQCMDTEQACAALVKDLKQRGLLEDTLVVWGGEFGRTVYSQGTLTKDNYGRDHHPRNFCMWMAGAGVKGGTVYGETDDFSYNIAKDPVHINDLNATILHLMGIEHSRFTYKFQGLDQRLTGVEEAHVVKGILA from the coding sequence ATGAATACCGCCCTCGACTTCCACCTCTCCCAGACCCGCCGCCAGTTCTTCCAGGGCGCCGGACTTCGTCTGGGTGGACTCGCGTTGAGCACGCTGATGGGTGAGCGCATGCTGGGCGCGGCGACCACGCCCGCATCTTCCCAGGTGAATCAGCCGTTGCCGGGCTTCCCGCATTTCGCGCCAAAAGCAAAGCGGCTCATCTACCTGCACATGAACGGTGCGCCTTCGCAGCTCGATCTGTTCGACTACAAGCCGCAGTTGCAGAAGTATTTCGACAAGGATCTGCCGGAGAGCGTGCGCAACGGCCAGCGCATCACCACCATGACCAGTGGCCAGTCGAGGCTGCCGGTCGCGCCCAGCATGTTCAACTTTTCGCAATGCGGGAAGAGCGGCATGTGGATGAGCGAACTGGTGCCAAACATCCAGCACATCGCGGATGACATCGCTATGGTGCGCACGGTGCACACCAGCGCCATCAATCACGACCCCGCGTGTACGTTCGTGATGACCGGCAGCGAAGTGCCCGGCAAGCCGAGCATCGGCTCGTGGATCAGCTATGGCCTCGGCAGTGTGAGTAATGACCTGCCGGCATTCGTGGTCTTCACCCCCACTTTCCCGGCCACAGGCAATGCGCAGGCGCTCTTCACCCGCATGTGGAGCAGTGGTTTCCTGCCCACCAGCTTCAATGGAGTGGCGTTGCGTGGCCAGGGTGATCCGGTGCTCTTCATCAAGAATCCTCCTGGTGTGGATGGCAGTGATCGCCGCACCATGCTGAATGCGTTGAACAAGCTGAACCAGCGTAACTTTGAGCGCTTCGGGGATCCGGAAATCCAGACGCGCATCGCGCAGTATGAGATGGCTTTCCGCATGCAGACCAGCGTGCCGGGGCTCACGGACTTGAGCGATGAAAGCGAAGCCACACTCAATATGTACGGCCCCGATGTGAAGCGCATGGGCTCCTTCGCTTCCAGCGCGCTGCTTGCCCGCCGTCTCGTAGAACGCGGCACGCGTGTAGTGCAGATTCTGCATCGCGGCTGGGATCAGCACAGCGGCCTGCCGAAGAATATCAAAGCCCAGTGCATGGACACCGAACAGGCCTGCGCCGCACTGGTGAAGGATCTTAAGCAGCGTGGTCTGTTGGAGGATACCCTCGTGGTGTGGGGGGGTGAATTCGGACGCACCGTGTACTCCCAAGGCACGCTCACCAAAGACAACTACGGACGCGACCACCATCCGCGGAACTTCTGCATGTGGATGGCAGGTGCGGGCGTGAAGGGCGGTACCGTGTACGGCGAGACGGATGACTTCAGTTACAACATCGCGAAGGACCCGGTGCACATCAATGATCTGAACGCCACCATCCTGCACCTCATGGGCATCGAGCACTCACGCTTCACCTACAAGTTCCAGGGACTGGATCAGCGCCTCACAGGCGTGGAGGAAGCGCATGTGGTGAAGGGGATTTTGGCGTGA